A region from the Candidatus Eisenbacteria bacterium genome encodes:
- a CDS encoding HdeA/HdeB family chaperone gives MQTGRVVGLIAAGMMLGGLAAANPASATSKQVDQITCEEFLALNESDRNKIAFWVDGYQAAKGEAAVGTVAFDKFGQPIGALVDDCKKTPKETLWQKLKSYL, from the coding sequence ATGCAAACGGGTCGAGTCGTGGGTCTGATCGCCGCCGGCATGATGCTCGGTGGTCTCGCCGCCGCGAATCCAGCGAGCGCCACGAGCAAGCAGGTCGACCAGATCACCTGCGAGGAGTTCCTGGCCTTGAACGAGAGCGACCGGAACAAGATCGCCTTCTGGGTCGACGGCTATCAGGCCGCCAAGGGCGAGGCCGCGGTCGGTACGGTCGCCTTCGACAAGTTCGGTCAGCCGATCGGCGCGCTGGTCGACGACTGCAAGAAGACGCCCAAAGAGACGCTCTGGCAGAAGCTCAAGAGCTACCTCTAG
- a CDS encoding DUF2207 domain-containing protein, with the protein MAGRRVRRLVLAALAFAWPAHAERIVDFDVSLDVASDGTMAVEERIRWDFEGAQKHGIFREIPLAQDPLGASSRTIGFVAGPVTDGAGAALPMIETDSGGYARLRIGDPNRLVGGVQEYGIRYRVTRTVRFFDDHDELYWNATGTEWQIPIEHAAAHVRVPPVGDAALRLACFTGPKGSREQACDARPAGGRADVVARGRLGPQEGLTLVVGMPAGTIARPTAAQESLDAVRDSGVAWTLLPVLVLTTMGVTWRRFGRDVGIGQAVAVQYEPPAGLTPAEVGTLFDERADLKDVTATILDLAIRGWLRIEEVETGRMLFFSGKDHRLTRLPDPQGQRLEPHEAKLVAGLFEHGATSVLVSDLREKFYAHLGPIQRVLYATLSRERGLFTFDPDRERLAFRTAGMAVAFGGFLAFARFGPIAAASLLVSGLVIALMGRVMPRRTRKGREIYEQIVGLREFIARVEADRLERLGGRTAGTFEKILPFAMVLGVGDRWARAFAGIYAVPPSWYAGSSSNGALQPSDLVDRVGHSLDSMGRALASRPSSSGSSGFSGGSSGGGSGGGGGGSW; encoded by the coding sequence ATGGCGGGTCGCCGCGTTCGCCGGCTCGTCCTCGCCGCGCTCGCCTTCGCGTGGCCGGCGCACGCCGAGCGCATCGTCGACTTCGACGTCTCCCTCGACGTTGCGTCCGACGGCACGATGGCGGTCGAGGAGCGCATCCGGTGGGATTTCGAGGGTGCACAGAAGCACGGCATCTTCCGGGAGATTCCGCTCGCGCAGGACCCGCTCGGCGCATCGTCGCGCACGATCGGCTTCGTCGCGGGTCCGGTCACCGACGGCGCGGGCGCGGCGTTGCCGATGATCGAAACCGATTCGGGCGGCTACGCCCGCCTGCGCATCGGCGACCCGAATCGGTTGGTCGGCGGGGTCCAGGAGTACGGCATCCGGTATCGGGTCACGCGGACGGTTCGCTTCTTCGACGATCACGACGAGCTCTACTGGAACGCGACCGGAACCGAGTGGCAGATCCCGATCGAGCACGCGGCGGCGCACGTGAGGGTACCGCCGGTCGGCGACGCGGCGTTGCGGCTCGCGTGCTTCACCGGACCGAAGGGATCGCGCGAGCAGGCGTGCGACGCGCGGCCCGCCGGCGGCCGCGCCGACGTCGTCGCGCGCGGCCGGCTCGGCCCACAGGAGGGTCTGACGCTCGTCGTCGGCATGCCGGCGGGCACGATCGCGCGGCCGACGGCCGCGCAGGAGTCGCTCGACGCCGTCCGCGATTCGGGCGTGGCCTGGACGCTGCTGCCGGTGCTGGTGCTGACCACGATGGGCGTCACCTGGCGGCGCTTCGGTCGCGACGTCGGGATCGGCCAGGCGGTCGCGGTGCAATACGAGCCGCCGGCCGGCCTCACGCCGGCCGAGGTGGGAACGCTCTTCGACGAGCGCGCCGACCTGAAGGACGTCACCGCCACCATTCTCGACCTGGCGATCCGCGGTTGGCTTCGTATCGAGGAGGTCGAGACCGGGCGCATGCTCTTCTTCTCGGGCAAGGACCACCGGCTGACCCGCCTGCCGGATCCGCAGGGGCAGCGCCTCGAGCCGCACGAGGCGAAGCTCGTCGCCGGCCTCTTCGAGCACGGCGCGACGAGCGTTCTCGTCTCGGACCTGCGCGAGAAGTTCTACGCGCACCTGGGCCCGATCCAGCGAGTGCTCTACGCCACGCTGTCGCGCGAGAGGGGCCTGTTCACGTTCGATCCCGACCGCGAGCGGCTCGCCTTCCGCACGGCCGGAATGGCCGTCGCGTTCGGCGGGTTCCTCGCCTTCGCGCGGTTCGGACCGATCGCGGCCGCGTCGCTCCTGGTGTCGGGACTCGTGATCGCGCTCATGGGCCGCGTCATGCCCCGCCGAACCCGCAAGGGACGCGAGATCTACGAGCAGATCGTGGGACTGCGCGAGTTCATCGCGCGGGTGGAGGCCGATCGTCTCGAGCGGCTCGGTGGCCGGACCGCGGGGACGTTCGAGAAGATCCTGCCATTCGCCATGGTGCTCGGCGTGGGCGATCGATGGGCGCGGGCCTTCGCCGGCATCTATGCCGTGCCGCCGTCATGGTACGCGGGCTCGTCGAGCAACGGCGCCCTCCAGCCCTCCGACCTCGTCGATCGAGTGGGGCACTCGCTCGACAGCATGGGGCGCGCCCTCGCCTCCCGGCCGTCCAGCTCGGGTTCGAGCGGCTTCAGCGGCGGCTCGAGCGGCGGCGGAAGCGGCGGCGGAGGCGGCGGGAGCTGGTGA
- a CDS encoding fibronectin type III domain-containing protein produces MIVSPGTLDPAHAVIAWNPVTTPAGIDVVGYEVIIEHDDFHVFDVKVPGTTTSVTVPPEFLQPATEYGFEVLAVDRGGNQTIT; encoded by the coding sequence GTGATCGTCTCACCCGGGACGCTCGATCCCGCCCACGCCGTCATCGCATGGAACCCGGTGACGACGCCGGCCGGCATCGACGTCGTCGGGTACGAAGTGATCATCGAGCACGACGACTTCCACGTGTTCGACGTGAAGGTGCCGGGCACGACGACGAGCGTCACCGTACCGCCCGAGTTCCTGCAGCCGGCCACGGAGTACGGATTCGAAGTGCTGGCAGTCGACAGGGGTGGCAACCAGACGATCAC
- a CDS encoding LemA family protein, producing the protein MVLTVVVLVGVTALLVTLYNRFIRLRNAAESAWSDIDVQLKRRWELVPNLIETVKGYAAHERTTFEEVTRARGAAMQASAPADKAQAEAALTTSLRSLFAVAERYPDLRASQGFLELQAELARLEDAIQNARRYYNAVVRDLHTAIETFPGNLVAGSFGIARRDYFELGSETERSAPRVSFAT; encoded by the coding sequence ATGGTGTTGACGGTGGTCGTGCTGGTCGGCGTGACGGCACTGCTCGTCACGCTCTACAACCGGTTCATCCGGCTGCGGAACGCCGCCGAGTCGGCCTGGAGCGACATCGACGTGCAGCTGAAGCGCCGGTGGGAGCTCGTCCCAAACCTGATCGAGACGGTCAAGGGCTACGCGGCCCACGAGCGCACGACCTTCGAGGAAGTGACGCGCGCCCGCGGCGCCGCGATGCAGGCGTCCGCCCCGGCCGACAAGGCGCAGGCCGAGGCCGCGCTCACCACCTCGCTCCGGAGCCTGTTCGCCGTCGCCGAACGGTATCCCGACCTGCGCGCCAGCCAGGGATTCCTGGAGCTCCAGGCCGAGCTGGCGCGCCTCGAGGACGCCATCCAGAACGCACGCCGCTACTACAACGCCGTCGTGCGCGATCTGCACACGGCGATCGAGACGTTCCCCGGCAACCTCGTCGCCGGCAGCTTCGGGATCGCGCGCCGCGACTACTTCGAGCTCGGCAGCGAGACCGAGCGCAGCGCCCCGCGTGTCAGCTTCGCGACGTAG
- a CDS encoding SGNH/GDSL hydrolase family protein — protein sequence MPRGRCRRRRSGGGGPGARRRAWLAAALVASGIVFGGCGHDAPTIVCIGDSITEGVTRVGSTDDAGGYPGRLQTRLGASARVVNRGVGGASTRLWLLDSREAAAEDDWWKRFRERWGTAPLPPPGRSLLRATLERDRPDVVVVLLGVNDVYYERTDPAPPEVVARTVARLATIVSEARATGATVLLGTALPNHRDPPARVAALNAAVGTLAPDHLPTGERFGERDWPRLLADDVHPNGDGYQVLADVLAEELVRRGLVRQ from the coding sequence ATGCCGCGCGGACGATGCAGGCGACGTCGCTCGGGCGGTGGTGGGCCGGGCGCTCGCCGGCGGGCGTGGCTGGCGGCGGCGCTGGTCGCGAGCGGTATCGTCTTCGGCGGGTGCGGGCACGACGCGCCGACGATCGTGTGCATCGGCGACAGCATCACCGAGGGCGTGACGCGGGTCGGATCGACGGACGACGCGGGCGGCTATCCGGGGCGGCTTCAGACACGTCTCGGAGCGAGCGCCCGCGTCGTCAATCGCGGCGTCGGCGGTGCGTCGACGCGGCTCTGGCTCCTCGACTCCCGGGAGGCCGCGGCCGAGGACGACTGGTGGAAGCGATTTCGCGAGCGCTGGGGTACGGCCCCGCTGCCACCCCCCGGCCGCTCGCTGCTCCGGGCGACGCTCGAGCGAGATCGCCCCGACGTCGTCGTCGTGCTGCTCGGCGTGAACGACGTCTACTACGAGCGGACCGACCCGGCGCCGCCCGAAGTCGTCGCGCGCACCGTCGCCCGGCTCGCGACCATCGTGTCGGAGGCGCGGGCGACGGGTGCGACCGTGCTGCTCGGGACGGCGCTTCCGAACCACCGCGATCCACCCGCGCGCGTGGCCGCGTTGAACGCGGCCGTCGGCACGCTCGCTCCCGACCACCTGCCGACCGGCGAGCGCTTCGGCGAGCGCGACTGGCCGCGCCTGCTCGCCGACGACGTCCACCCGAACGGCGACGGCTATCAGGTGCTCGCGGACGTGCTCGCCGAGGAGCTCGTCCGCCGCGGGCTGGTGCGCCAGTAG